One region of Nitrospira sp. genomic DNA includes:
- a CDS encoding HEAT repeat domain-containing protein — protein sequence MAQALDDLLDSLEDADDATREEAAKALAELANPATLDALIGACSDEFWSVRTRAGWGVARIGGPKAIEALIVLFNDPIMEVRNEAVAAVVSLGAGQLDRLLAAMKDERWRVREHAAKACGDLHDSRAVDALIFACRDRDGAVKSAAAEALGKIGDPKAIPALVKLFRDSSKIVRETAGIALVAIGQPSVDLLLETLKDKDFVVRCHAARALGGMTTDYQIGRSWVREPRVVDALIEALKDPDRAVREDATIALGMIGDPRAIDGLLEAMKDGAVKRHAIASLGMIGDPRALPAVLAALKGKGVRQDGTPTPGCIVSEDAFIKEAAATALGHFRDPRVIPDLIMLLKDGVLREKAAAALVLIGDSAIEPLISFLYDPKASEVEAEGERVLSYASVRLTAKDSLRLLVVETLEHLGWTPPDEETSVDSSQADNLRVDRPLGDIGRFGPSGDFAKGSVR from the coding sequence GCTGGATGCGCTCATCGGCGCCTGTAGCGATGAGTTTTGGTCTGTGCGGACTCGTGCCGGATGGGGCGTGGCTAGGATCGGCGGCCCGAAGGCGATCGAAGCGCTGATCGTGCTCTTCAACGACCCGATCATGGAAGTTCGCAATGAAGCAGTTGCGGCCGTGGTCTCGCTTGGCGCGGGCCAGCTGGATCGGCTGCTTGCCGCGATGAAGGATGAGCGGTGGCGGGTTCGGGAGCATGCGGCCAAGGCCTGCGGGGATCTCCATGATTCGCGCGCCGTCGATGCGCTGATCTTTGCCTGTCGGGATCGCGACGGTGCCGTGAAGAGTGCCGCCGCGGAAGCGCTGGGAAAAATCGGCGATCCGAAAGCCATTCCCGCGTTGGTGAAATTATTCCGTGATTCATCCAAGATCGTCCGTGAAACCGCCGGTATTGCCCTGGTGGCGATCGGACAGCCCTCCGTCGATTTGTTGCTCGAGACGTTGAAGGACAAAGATTTCGTCGTGCGTTGTCATGCGGCTCGTGCATTGGGAGGGATGACGACAGACTATCAAATCGGCCGGAGCTGGGTGCGGGAGCCGCGTGTCGTCGATGCCTTGATCGAGGCGTTGAAAGATCCGGACCGGGCCGTGCGGGAAGATGCCACGATTGCATTGGGTATGATCGGCGATCCACGCGCCATCGACGGGCTATTGGAAGCAATGAAAGACGGTGCCGTGAAGCGCCATGCCATCGCCTCGCTGGGTATGATCGGCGATCCGCGAGCCCTTCCTGCCGTCTTGGCGGCGCTCAAGGGAAAAGGTGTGCGTCAGGACGGCACTCCGACCCCAGGGTGCATCGTCAGTGAAGACGCCTTTATCAAGGAGGCGGCGGCCACTGCGCTCGGTCATTTCCGCGATCCGCGCGTCATTCCCGACCTCATCATGCTGCTGAAGGACGGGGTCTTGCGTGAGAAGGCAGCAGCCGCGCTGGTGCTGATCGGCGACTCGGCCATCGAACCGCTGATCTCCTTTCTCTATGATCCCAAAGCGTCGGAAGTTGAAGCCGAGGGCGAACGCGTCCTGTCCTACGCCTCCGTGCGGCTGACGGCTAAAGATTCTCTGCGGTTACTCGTTGTTGAGACACTGGAACATCTTGGGTGGACGCCTCCGGATGAAGAGACGTCGGTGGACTCCAGCCAGGCCGACAATCTTCGTGTCGATCGACCGCTGGGCGACATCGGCCGATTCGGTCCGAGCGGAGATTTTGCAAAAGGATCGGTGCGGTAA
- a CDS encoding HEAT repeat domain-containing protein: MADTVSEQIAALSDEDWAIREEAATLLGALNDARAVLPLTKLLRDTDRAVREAAIGSLSALGSASVPALAGCLADPALQVQEAASSILASIADARVFRPLVEALGSRDWIVRMHAAKGLGRIGDPEAVSVLMPLLQDKVKAVREEASSALAAIGAAAVLGLIQALEHDDWLVRLHAVEALGKLKSPESVDPLLRALFNERDSAIREDVVRALGAIRDVRAVDYLVTVMKEPGLRLLAVEALGHIGDSRAVPLLRRVVEGVPLGEPRDTATPCADGWTDEMAIMGMAARALGMIADGVAIPSLIVALRNTITRSEAAAALAKFGPAVIPSLLPMLAKEQDENIRYHVRETLTAVGWRPGRV, encoded by the coding sequence ATGGCCGACACTGTCAGTGAACAGATCGCAGCGCTGTCGGACGAAGATTGGGCGATTCGGGAAGAGGCTGCGACCCTGCTGGGCGCGCTCAACGACGCCCGGGCGGTTCTGCCGCTGACGAAGTTGCTCCGCGACACCGACCGGGCTGTCCGTGAGGCGGCGATCGGGTCGCTCTCCGCGCTCGGGTCCGCGTCGGTTCCCGCTCTTGCCGGCTGCTTGGCGGATCCGGCGTTGCAGGTCCAGGAAGCGGCCTCGTCCATTTTGGCCTCGATTGCCGATGCACGGGTCTTCCGCCCGCTGGTCGAGGCCCTGGGGAGTCGCGATTGGATCGTACGCATGCATGCGGCGAAGGGGCTGGGACGGATCGGGGATCCCGAAGCCGTCAGCGTCTTGATGCCGCTCTTGCAGGACAAGGTCAAGGCAGTTCGTGAGGAGGCCTCCAGCGCACTGGCCGCGATCGGCGCTGCCGCTGTGTTGGGGTTGATCCAAGCCCTGGAGCACGATGACTGGTTGGTTCGCCTTCATGCCGTGGAGGCGTTGGGGAAGCTGAAGTCTCCGGAGTCTGTCGATCCGTTGCTGCGCGCGCTGTTCAATGAGCGGGACTCGGCGATTCGCGAAGATGTGGTGCGGGCCCTAGGTGCGATCCGGGATGTGCGCGCGGTAGATTATCTGGTGACGGTGATGAAGGAGCCGGGGTTGCGGCTGCTGGCCGTCGAGGCGCTCGGCCATATCGGCGACTCTCGTGCCGTGCCGCTTCTTCGGCGCGTTGTCGAGGGGGTGCCGCTGGGTGAGCCTCGTGATACGGCTACTCCTTGTGCCGATGGCTGGACGGACGAGATGGCGATCATGGGGATGGCGGCTCGCGCGTTGGGGATGATCGCCGACGGTGTGGCTATTCCCTCTCTGATTGTGGCCTTGCGGAATACTATTACCCGGTCTGAGGCGGCTGCGGCTTTGGCCAAGTTTGGCCCGGCGGTGATTCCGTCCCTGCTCCCGATGTTGGCAAAGGAACAGGACGAGAATATTCGGTATCACGTTCGAGAGACGTTGACGGCTGTCGGCTGGCGGCCGGGACGAGTGTAA
- a CDS encoding HEAT repeat domain-containing protein, with the protein MRATAACLAGGPRAVQALTQALGSGDVALRVEAAAMLSRIKDPAAGLSLVGLLRDSEETVRQAAFSALEQMAGNLDDETAAGLVRNLHESSDEDVRNRVRQLLGVIPNAITPLCEMLTHPEVEAQTTAATILEHLLDPRSANGLIDAMSSPAVRDTAVRTLKKLGAIRDRIDATFNALRDVEGASEREEARMSTVMDLLGIGRPAVEILIEYLEDDDWVVREAAADLLGKIGDVRAVEPLMKRLQLDKDTGVKEYAVKSLGLIGDPRPAQLYIEAIPIRPLRVMAIEALAKIKDVEVLRPYNELFNRLRTDRDGIVSYSAGLIADKLAALEGEQPVGQEESDDHE; encoded by the coding sequence ATGCGGGCCACAGCGGCCTGCTTAGCCGGTGGGCCTCGGGCAGTGCAGGCGTTGACGCAGGCGTTAGGATCGGGCGATGTGGCGCTCCGGGTTGAAGCGGCGGCGATGTTGTCGCGGATCAAAGATCCGGCAGCCGGACTTTCGTTGGTCGGTTTGCTTCGGGATTCCGAGGAAACCGTCCGGCAAGCCGCTTTTTCAGCTCTGGAACAGATGGCCGGCAATCTGGATGACGAGACCGCCGCGGGTTTGGTGCGCAATCTTCACGAGTCTTCCGATGAGGATGTGCGGAACCGGGTCCGTCAGCTCTTGGGCGTGATCCCCAACGCAATCACTCCCTTGTGCGAAATGTTGACCCATCCGGAGGTCGAAGCGCAGACGACCGCGGCGACAATCCTCGAACACTTGCTTGATCCGCGCTCGGCAAACGGATTGATCGATGCCATGTCCTCTCCCGCGGTTCGTGATACCGCCGTGCGCACGCTGAAGAAGCTGGGGGCGATACGTGACCGGATCGATGCGACGTTTAATGCCTTGCGCGATGTGGAGGGGGCGAGCGAACGTGAGGAAGCCCGCATGTCCACGGTCATGGATTTGCTGGGGATCGGGCGACCTGCGGTCGAAATTTTAATCGAGTATCTGGAAGATGACGATTGGGTGGTGCGGGAAGCGGCCGCGGACTTGCTGGGGAAGATCGGGGATGTGCGCGCGGTCGAGCCGTTGATGAAGCGGCTGCAGTTGGATAAGGATACCGGAGTGAAAGAGTATGCCGTGAAGTCGCTGGGGCTCATCGGAGACCCGCGTCCGGCGCAATTGTATATCGAGGCGATTCCGATCAGGCCGCTGCGGGTGATGGCGATCGAAGCCTTGGCGAAAATCAAGGACGTCGAGGTGTTGCGTCCGTATAACGAGTTGTTCAACCGGTTGCGGACCGACCGGGACGGCATCGTTTCCTATAGTGCGGGCCTCATCGCGGACAAACTGGCCGCGCTTGAAGGCGAACAGCCGGTCGGACAGGAGGAATCGGACGATCATGAGTGA
- a CDS encoding HEAT repeat domain-containing protein codes for MSDAERIAQLISALRDDNEALRDHAMASLGQMGVEAVPQLIGLMADEDVVIREAAATAVVRIGPVAFDQMLEALTDDEWAIREQAANALGRFRDPRAVDPLMVALKDKDGAVRTAAVWALERIGDSRATPGLIEALGDGTVREDVARVLKKIGDTRAVDALIGGLLGPNWMVRRHAAEALGKIGDPRSADALIQSLQDEDWLVRRNAAESLARLGAKQAIEPLLPLLEDENTMVQETVEGVLASLGWKQATSS; via the coding sequence ATGAGTGATGCCGAGCGAATTGCACAATTAATCTCCGCGCTACGCGATGACAACGAGGCGTTGCGGGACCATGCGATGGCAAGCCTCGGGCAGATGGGGGTCGAGGCCGTTCCACAGTTGATCGGCCTGATGGCCGATGAAGACGTGGTGATTCGCGAGGCGGCCGCGACGGCTGTGGTGCGGATCGGACCCGTGGCGTTCGATCAGATGCTGGAGGCACTGACCGACGATGAATGGGCGATTCGCGAACAGGCGGCGAATGCGCTGGGACGTTTCCGCGATCCGCGCGCGGTGGATCCTTTGATGGTGGCCCTGAAAGATAAGGACGGGGCCGTCCGGACGGCGGCTGTCTGGGCGCTGGAACGGATCGGCGACTCGCGCGCGACGCCGGGATTGATCGAGGCGCTCGGCGACGGGACGGTGCGAGAGGACGTCGCTCGGGTCTTGAAAAAGATCGGTGATACCAGGGCCGTCGATGCGTTGATCGGCGGACTACTGGGCCCCAACTGGATGGTGCGGCGCCATGCCGCGGAAGCGCTCGGCAAGATCGGCGATCCACGCAGCGCCGATGCGTTGATCCAGTCTCTGCAAGATGAGGATTGGCTCGTGCGGCGGAATGCGGCCGAATCGTTGGCGCGCTTGGGGGCGAAGCAGGCCATCGAGCCGCTGCTCCCTCTCCTGGAAGATGAAAACACAATGGTGCAGGAGACCGTCGAAGGTGTCCTTGCGAGTTTGGGATGGAAGCAGGCGACCTCGTCATAA
- a CDS encoding HEAT repeat domain-containing protein, protein MAEEAPVKLIQIGPKGGTKKDGFNLVTERVVAVNPEAKQLEVELLAYDGKTVVLDVGDEALEDFLKIKPGDGATIRVVEEGGKRIAKSFRIRAKDPNAAKADAMLIDLKDSHWLNRKYAAEVLGELKDPRAVVPLVEALSDEVGDVRQRAYDSLIKIGGSAVSSLVPLLVSEEDDVRQSATEIIRKIGKPAVEPLATALAEADDRLKTRIMKVLDRMGYKPKAKEGAQAEPAKLLS, encoded by the coding sequence ATGGCAGAAGAAGCACCGGTAAAACTGATTCAGATCGGACCAAAGGGCGGGACCAAGAAGGACGGGTTCAACCTGGTGACGGAACGCGTGGTGGCCGTCAATCCCGAAGCCAAGCAGTTGGAGGTGGAACTGCTAGCCTACGACGGGAAGACCGTCGTGTTGGATGTCGGCGATGAGGCCCTGGAAGATTTCCTCAAGATCAAGCCCGGCGATGGGGCGACGATCCGTGTGGTTGAGGAGGGCGGCAAGCGCATTGCGAAGAGCTTCCGGATTCGCGCCAAAGACCCGAATGCGGCCAAAGCCGATGCCATGTTGATCGACCTCAAGGATTCCCATTGGCTCAATCGCAAGTATGCAGCGGAAGTGCTGGGCGAATTGAAAGATCCACGCGCCGTTGTGCCGCTGGTGGAAGCTCTGAGCGATGAGGTCGGCGATGTTCGGCAGCGGGCTTACGATTCGCTGATTAAGATCGGCGGATCGGCGGTTTCGTCGCTGGTGCCGTTGCTGGTTTCCGAGGAGGATGATGTGCGCCAGTCGGCCACGGAGATCATCCGGAAGATCGGGAAGCCGGCTGTCGAGCCTCTCGCCACGGCACTTGCCGAAGCCGATGACCGTCTAAAGACGAGAATCATGAAAGTGCTCGATCGGATGGGCTATAAGCCGAAGGCCAAAGAGGGTGCCCAGGCCGAGCCTGCAAAGCTGCTTAGTTAG
- a CDS encoding UDP-glucose/GDP-mannose dehydrogenase family protein — translation MHISVIGTGYVGLVTGACFAEFGVNVTCMDTDARRIARLEKGEVPFFEPGITELVAKGIKEDRLHFTTDVAKAVDKALVIFIAVGTPPKSDGSADLSYVEEVGRGIAKNMTGYKVIVTKSTVPVGTGEKLREVIKANQTGRFRFDIVSNPEFLREGSAIEDFMRPNRVVIGADSEQAVAIMKDLYRPLYLLETPIVVTDIPTAEMIKYASNAFLAVKISFINEIATVCEKVGADVQMVSKGMGLDNRIGNKFLHAGPGFGGSCFPKDLAALVQTGERVGYPFQIAGAAAKVNYEQHLRMVEKVKEACGGVKGKTLGVLGLSFKPNTNDMREAPSLTILSELMKEGATIRAYDPASMEESTKLLPGMVPCQDTYDVAEGADGLIIMTEWNQFRNLDFDRLKKSMRQPLLLDLRNTYESDRVVGFGFRHVSVGRPTKNPAA, via the coding sequence ATGCATATCAGCGTGATTGGAACGGGCTATGTCGGCTTAGTCACCGGTGCCTGCTTCGCGGAATTCGGCGTGAACGTCACCTGTATGGACACGGATGCGCGCCGCATCGCCAGACTCGAGAAGGGTGAAGTCCCGTTTTTCGAACCCGGTATCACCGAACTCGTCGCCAAAGGCATCAAAGAAGACCGCCTTCATTTCACCACCGATGTCGCCAAGGCCGTCGACAAAGCGCTGGTCATCTTCATTGCCGTCGGCACGCCCCCGAAATCGGACGGCTCAGCCGATCTGTCCTATGTCGAAGAAGTGGGCCGCGGCATCGCCAAAAACATGACCGGCTACAAGGTCATTGTCACGAAGTCCACCGTCCCTGTCGGCACCGGCGAAAAATTGCGTGAAGTCATCAAGGCCAACCAAACCGGCCGTTTCCGTTTTGACATCGTCTCCAATCCGGAGTTCCTCCGCGAAGGATCCGCCATTGAAGACTTTATGCGTCCCAACCGCGTCGTGATCGGCGCGGACAGTGAGCAGGCGGTCGCAATTATGAAAGACCTCTATCGTCCGCTGTACCTGTTGGAAACCCCGATTGTCGTAACCGACATCCCAACTGCTGAGATGATCAAGTACGCCTCCAATGCGTTTCTCGCCGTCAAGATTTCCTTCATCAACGAAATCGCCACCGTCTGCGAAAAGGTGGGCGCCGACGTGCAAATGGTCTCCAAAGGAATGGGCCTCGACAATCGCATCGGGAACAAATTCCTGCATGCCGGGCCGGGATTCGGAGGTTCGTGTTTCCCGAAGGACTTGGCTGCACTGGTCCAGACCGGCGAGCGCGTGGGGTACCCGTTCCAGATTGCGGGCGCCGCGGCCAAGGTGAACTACGAACAACACCTGCGCATGGTCGAGAAGGTGAAAGAGGCCTGTGGCGGCGTGAAGGGAAAAACGCTCGGCGTGTTGGGTCTGTCGTTCAAACCCAACACTAATGATATGCGGGAAGCCCCGTCACTGACCATCTTGAGCGAACTGATGAAGGAAGGGGCGACGATTCGCGCCTACGACCCGGCCTCGATGGAGGAGTCGACGAAACTGCTGCCGGGAATGGTGCCCTGCCAGGATACCTACGACGTCGCAGAAGGCGCCGACGGCCTGATCATCATGACCGAGTGGAACCAGTTCAGGAATCTTGATTTCGATCGGCTGAAGAAATCCATGCGTCAACCGCTTCTGCTGGATCTCCGCAATACCTATGAATCAGACCGCGTGGTCGGCTTCGGATTCCGCCACGTCTCGGTCGGTCGCCCCACCAAGAATCCGGCCGCCTAA
- a CDS encoding CBS domain-containing protein, whose amino-acid sequence MMMRPITRTVHPDDTLLAVARQLRDARVGAMLVADQGGYVGIVSEADLVRKAMASGAAAEQVMARSVMSTPVMTIDIAQSAHEASDVMAERGIRHLVITEEGRVVGMISVRDLLRYFKNWGTL is encoded by the coding sequence ATGATGATGCGTCCTATCACGAGGACTGTCCATCCCGATGACACTTTGTTGGCCGTGGCCAGGCAACTGCGCGACGCCCGTGTTGGAGCGATGCTGGTAGCCGATCAGGGTGGCTATGTGGGGATTGTCAGTGAGGCCGATCTCGTCCGAAAAGCCATGGCCAGCGGCGCAGCCGCGGAACAGGTCATGGCCCGGTCTGTGATGAGCACCCCGGTCATGACGATCGATATTGCCCAATCCGCGCATGAGGCGAGCGATGTAATGGCCGAGCGGGGAATCCGGCATCTCGTGATTACAGAAGAGGGCCGAGTGGTGGGGATGATTTCCGTACGCGACCTGCTTCGCTACTTCAAGAATTGGGGAACGCTCTAA
- a CDS encoding fused MFS/spermidine synthase encodes MTGQSPAIHPTPRLFLLVTALVTGAIVMALEILGSRLLAPIFGNSLFVWGALIGIILAAMSSGYAFGGWASDRYRVAAVLAWLLLGSGAWTLLMSWMGQVTILKVARVVEDPRWGPSLAACVLLAPPAFGLSGVMPALLRLAVVDMGYLGRHAGSMIALSTVGSLAGTWGTAFFLLSWLGTQTLVASLGVIQVLLGLLWLQRGSGRITKLAGLFLTGLLIVVWYVFGQTPVVAGVLHQEDSPYQQVRVRDDDLFRYLVLDRTWHAVMWRSDPTTLFLPYSQLMVAAVALTPAPKRGLILGHGGGSIAKWLAHVWPELELDVVEFDPVVVRMAEEYFEYHPPANHHVFVKDARVFLRDTTATYDVIWVDAFARHLVPFHLTTVEFFAELRRKLSPNGVVSVNLASSGGGGDLQRARAVVQTLKTAFPTLESFGVKGPWRAHQTTAENLIFFGGAPIDTTPYDEVVKRIQSQVEARRLPPEATALLAARRTQPWSPGLTLTDDYTPYDLLIGSHAVETSPDVK; translated from the coding sequence ATGACTGGTCAGAGTCCTGCGATACATCCCACTCCGCGTCTCTTTTTGCTCGTGACCGCGCTGGTGACCGGCGCGATTGTTATGGCCCTGGAAATTTTGGGGAGTCGGTTATTGGCCCCCATATTCGGCAACTCGCTCTTTGTCTGGGGAGCGTTGATCGGGATCATCCTGGCGGCCATGAGTTCAGGATATGCGTTCGGCGGTTGGGCCTCGGATCGGTATCGTGTCGCGGCGGTGTTGGCCTGGCTCCTGCTCGGTTCCGGCGCCTGGACGTTGCTGATGTCCTGGATGGGACAGGTGACGATTCTGAAGGTGGCGAGAGTTGTTGAAGACCCGCGATGGGGACCAAGCCTCGCTGCTTGTGTGCTGCTGGCCCCTCCTGCATTCGGATTGAGCGGTGTCATGCCGGCATTGCTTCGGTTAGCGGTGGTCGATATGGGGTATCTGGGTCGTCATGCGGGCAGCATGATTGCGCTGTCCACCGTTGGGAGTCTGGCCGGGACCTGGGGCACCGCTTTTTTCCTTCTTTCGTGGTTAGGAACTCAGACGCTCGTCGCATCCTTGGGAGTGATTCAAGTCCTGCTCGGCCTCTTGTGGCTGCAGCGAGGCAGCGGACGGATCACGAAACTGGCGGGCCTCTTCCTGACTGGTCTGCTCATCGTGGTCTGGTATGTGTTTGGCCAGACTCCGGTTGTCGCCGGAGTCTTGCACCAGGAGGATAGTCCATACCAGCAGGTTCGCGTCCGCGACGACGATCTGTTCCGATACCTGGTACTGGATCGAACTTGGCATGCCGTCATGTGGCGGTCTGACCCGACTACGCTCTTTCTGCCCTATAGTCAGCTCATGGTTGCTGCGGTCGCGCTGACTCCGGCGCCCAAACGGGGACTCATTTTAGGGCATGGAGGCGGGTCGATCGCCAAGTGGCTGGCCCATGTGTGGCCGGAGTTGGAGCTGGATGTCGTCGAGTTTGACCCGGTCGTCGTTCGGATGGCCGAGGAGTATTTCGAGTATCACCCTCCCGCCAATCATCATGTGTTCGTCAAAGATGCCCGAGTATTTTTGCGGGATACGACAGCGACTTATGACGTGATCTGGGTCGATGCGTTTGCCCGCCATCTGGTTCCCTTTCATCTGACTACGGTCGAATTTTTTGCCGAACTCAGACGCAAACTGAGTCCCAATGGCGTGGTGTCAGTCAATCTTGCTTCCTCGGGAGGTGGCGGAGATCTTCAGCGAGCGAGGGCGGTGGTGCAGACATTGAAGACGGCGTTTCCCACACTCGAGTCCTTTGGAGTGAAAGGGCCTTGGCGGGCGCATCAAACCACGGCGGAGAATTTGATTTTTTTCGGCGGCGCTCCGATCGACACGACCCCGTATGATGAAGTCGTGAAGCGTATCCAATCGCAAGTAGAAGCCCGCCGGCTGCCACCCGAAGCGACTGCCTTGTTGGCGGCGCGACGCACCCAGCCATGGTCCCCGGGCCTGACCTTGACCGACGACTATACGCCCTACGATTTGCTGATCGGATCGCATGCGGTAGAAACGTCGCCTGACGTGAAGTGA
- a CDS encoding 4Fe-4S dicluster domain-containing protein gives MALLITDECISCGACLPECPNEAIFETRSDAEGKGNHVGDGQGVGDNIYVITHDRCTECVGHFDEPQCAAVCPVDNCCIADPAYPETTDVLLEKAKTLNPDKEIDPAKVWSGVRN, from the coding sequence ATGGCGCTTCTGATCACCGATGAGTGTATTTCCTGCGGGGCATGCCTGCCAGAATGTCCCAACGAAGCGATCTTTGAAACCCGCAGCGACGCTGAAGGCAAGGGTAATCATGTCGGCGACGGCCAGGGAGTCGGTGACAACATTTATGTCATCACTCATGATCGTTGCACAGAATGCGTTGGACACTTTGACGAACCCCAATGCGCGGCGGTCTGCCCGGTAGACAATTGCTGCATTGCCGACCCGGCCTATCCGGAAACAACCGACGTGTTGCTGGAGAAAGCGAAGACCTTGAATCCAGACAAGGAAATTGATCCGGCTAAGGTATGGAGCGGGGTTCGAAACTAG
- a CDS encoding DUF192 domain-containing protein yields the protein MVKRVSAAESEQRRKKIVTFVLLVILLVSVSLFLGGPKESELIIVEFPNGKTMETEVASTPEKLLFGLAFREGLPVDTGMLYIFESTGLHRVQTRQFRIAVDMVWIDESHHVVHILEQVPPCEKDPCPLYGPPPEPVRYLIEAEAGSVRRTGITTGMELKFTLRM from the coding sequence ATGGTGAAGCGCGTGAGTGCGGCTGAGTCGGAGCAGCGTCGCAAGAAAATTGTGACGTTCGTGCTGTTGGTTATTTTGTTAGTCAGCGTGAGCCTGTTTCTCGGGGGGCCGAAGGAGTCCGAGCTTATCATCGTGGAATTTCCCAATGGAAAGACGATGGAAACGGAAGTGGCCAGTACCCCTGAGAAATTGCTGTTCGGGCTGGCGTTTCGGGAAGGATTGCCAGTCGATACGGGGATGCTTTATATCTTTGAGTCGACGGGTTTGCATCGCGTTCAGACTCGGCAGTTTCGCATCGCTGTCGATATGGTGTGGATTGATGAGAGTCACCATGTGGTCCACATCCTGGAGCAAGTGCCGCCCTGCGAGAAGGATCCATGTCCGCTCTACGGGCCTCCGCCCGAACCGGTTCGTTATCTCATCGAGGCCGAGGCGGGCTCCGTCCGGCGCACAGGTATCACGACAGGAATGGAGCTCAAGTTTACGCTTCGTATGTAA
- a CDS encoding Rieske 2Fe-2S domain-containing protein: MEGFQCVAKVEEIPPGQVKVVKVNERAIAVFNIDGQFHAIYNSCPHEGGPLNKGRVKGHVVSCPWHDLAFDVRNGQGTDGGGYCVGSYDVRVEDGQVFVGGRRKV, translated from the coding sequence ATGGAAGGGTTTCAGTGCGTGGCCAAGGTCGAAGAGATTCCTCCTGGGCAGGTCAAGGTTGTGAAGGTCAACGAGCGGGCCATTGCCGTATTCAATATCGACGGCCAATTTCACGCGATCTATAATTCCTGCCCTCACGAGGGCGGCCCCTTGAATAAGGGCCGAGTGAAGGGGCATGTGGTCTCTTGTCCCTGGCATGACCTGGCGTTCGATGTCCGGAACGGACAAGGCACGGATGGCGGCGGCTACTGTGTCGGGAGCTATGACGTGCGGGTGGAAGACGGGCAGGTGTTTGTCGGGGGGCGGCGCAAGGTATAG
- a CDS encoding protease inhibitor I42 family protein codes for MSPLSKAVPTGAEQEPGAKAIKARVGASVHIRLWEDRTRGELWVPSYDATVMPLVEDDFLRTASNNAVDAGQRTFEFRPMAAGAHRLVFEKRMGWKFTAEDRQIFYVTVS; via the coding sequence ATGAGTCCATTAAGCAAGGCAGTTCCCACCGGTGCAGAGCAGGAGCCGGGTGCTAAGGCGATCAAGGCTAGAGTGGGGGCATCGGTTCACATTCGGCTGTGGGAGGATCGCACCCGCGGCGAATTGTGGGTTCCGTCCTACGACGCGACCGTCATGCCTCTGGTCGAAGACGATTTTCTTCGCACTGCCAGTAACAATGCGGTCGACGCGGGGCAGCGTACGTTTGAATTTAGGCCTATGGCCGCAGGAGCTCACCGGTTGGTGTTTGAAAAGCGGATGGGGTGGAAATTCACGGCAGAGGACCGGCAGATTTTTTACGTGACCGTATCCTGA
- the dat gene encoding D-amino-acid transaminase, translating to MPDIAYVNGRFGPLADAVVSIEDRGFQFGDGVYEVIRTYRGQPFAIEAHLARLERSAQALQLPIGHTRAQWMSLIQEGLRLSQFPETKIYLQITRGQAPRDHPFPVSSAPTTVLTFRELHPLDASVRNAGVQAMSFEDIRWGRCDIKSVNLLANVLARQRAKEADVFEAILVREGMVTEGSVSNVMVVRNGVVQTAPEGHRILSGVTRAIVLELARKEGIPVTESFVTREELHAASEVFLTGTTVEVLSVVRVDGHAIGVGSPGPVSQLLSRRFEALVG from the coding sequence ATGCCTGACATCGCGTATGTGAATGGTCGCTTTGGTCCGCTGGCTGATGCGGTCGTCAGTATTGAAGATCGAGGCTTTCAGTTCGGTGACGGTGTGTATGAAGTCATTCGCACCTATCGCGGACAGCCCTTCGCCATTGAAGCGCACCTTGCTCGATTGGAACGAAGTGCCCAGGCGTTGCAACTTCCAATTGGGCATACGAGGGCTCAGTGGATGTCCTTGATTCAAGAAGGCCTGCGGCTGAGCCAATTCCCTGAAACCAAAATTTATCTCCAGATCACCCGCGGGCAGGCTCCTCGCGATCATCCATTTCCTGTCTCGTCCGCCCCCACCACCGTTCTGACCTTTCGCGAACTCCACCCGCTGGATGCCTCCGTCCGCAACGCCGGGGTTCAGGCTATGTCGTTCGAGGACATTCGATGGGGACGCTGTGACATCAAGAGCGTCAACCTGCTGGCCAACGTCCTGGCGCGGCAGCGAGCCAAGGAGGCGGACGTGTTTGAAGCGATCCTGGTTCGGGAGGGGATGGTCACGGAGGGGTCGGTCAGTAATGTGATGGTGGTGCGGAACGGCGTCGTTCAGACGGCGCCGGAAGGGCACAGGATTCTATCCGGCGTGACGCGCGCGATCGTCCTGGAACTGGCGCGTAAAGAAGGTATCCCGGTGACGGAATCGTTCGTCACTCGGGAAGAATTACACGCGGCGTCGGAGGTCTTTTTGACAGGAACGACCGTGGAGGTATTGTCCGTGGTGCGTGTCGACGGACATGCGATTGGGGTCGGATCTCCTGGCCCTGTTTCGCAGTTATTGTCTCGCCGTTTCGAGGCGCTGGTCGGCTAG